In the Zingiber officinale cultivar Zhangliang unplaced genomic scaffold, Zo_v1.1 ctg213, whole genome shotgun sequence genome, one interval contains:
- the LOC122036803 gene encoding RNA polymerase sigma factor sigE, chloroplastic/mitochondrial-like, with product MGIVAVPSSASRSAFGACGLAVRRSPALRRPFVVLAFKGGPGPNYSEAVVSPPVKETKKSPGKRPERGKSAAVSADACTRDPGYDEVAAALENIYKLSPEDFTDWEAKGVGNVVRNKKKAKRLGLEERVSLRQQRKEEESVEEANSGRKRRDLKEDEEKLVREYSISTDLNRLDWKRVKIPPVLSSVEHTWLFKSMQPMKAILQVKEELSKDLKRESTYGELADAVNTSVPILRRHLEVGQAARNKLIKHNLRLVLFVINKYFPETATGHKFQEFCQAGARGLITAIDRFEPRRGFRLSTYGLFWIRHSISRSMTLASFTKVPFGIESVRQEIQKGKLELSFELGRQPTEKETADRVRISLERYNDVVKTSRPVFSLHAKHIVTQEEFINGITDIDGSVGGDKHRQPALLRLALDDVLDSLKPKESLVLRQRYGLDGKGERTLGEIAGNLNISREMVRKHELKALLKLKHPTRVDYLRRYI from the exons ATGGGAATCGTCGCTGTCCCCAGCTCTGCCTCCCGATCGGCGTTTGGCGCCTGTGGGCTCGCGGTCCGTCGCTCGCCGGCGCTACGTCGACCATTCGTCGTCTTGGCCTTCAAAGGAGGCCCCGGCCCCAACTACTCCGAGGCCGTCGTTTCCCCTCCCGTGAAGGAAACGAAGAAGAGTCCCGGGAAACGGCCCGAGAGAGGTAAGAGCGCCGCCGTCTCCGCCGATGCTTGTACACGCGATCCGGGCTACGACGAGGTCGCCGCCGCGCTCGAGAACATCTACAAGCTGAGCCCGGAGGATTTCACGGACTGGGAGGCGAAGGGGGTGGGGAATGTggtgaggaacaagaagaaggcgaAAAGGTTAGGACTTGAGGAAAGAGTGAGTTTGAGGCAGCAGAGAAAGGAGGAGGAGAGCGTGGAGGAGGCGAATAGCGGCCGGAAGAGGAGGGATTTGAAGGAGGATGAGGAGAAATTAGTGAGGGAGTACTCCATTTCCACCGATTTGAACAGATTGGATTGGAAGAGGGTGAAGATACCACCAGTTCTTAGCTCGGTTGAGCATACATGGCTTTTCAAGTCGATGCAACCCATGAAG GCAATCCTTCAAGTGAAGGAGGAGTTATCTAAGGATCTGAAGAGGGAATCAACTTATGGCGAGCTTGCAGATGCAGTTAACACGAGTGTGCCAATATTAAGAAGGCATTTAGAAGTTGGCCAAGCAGCAAGGAACAAGCTAATCAAG CACAACCTCAGGCTGGTTTTATTCGTAATCAACAAGTATTTTCCAGAGACTGCAACCGGACATAAGTTCCAAGAATTTTGTCAAGCTGGAGCCAGAGGTCTCATCACTGCCATTGATCGGTTTGAGCCCAGGCGCGGCTTCCGTCTGTCCACATACGGCCTCTTTTGGATCCGACATTCCATTAGCCGATCAATGACCCTTGCAAGCTTCACAAAAGTTCCTTTCGGGATTGAGTCG GTCAGACAAGAAATCCAGAAGGGTAAACTGGAACTATCTTTTGAGCTGGGAAGACAACCTACTGAAAAAGAGACAGCCGATCGAGTAAGAATTTCACTGGAAAGATACAATGATGTGGTGAAGACATCAAGGCCAGTGTTTTCTCTCCATGCGAAGCATATCGTAACGCAAGAAGAATTCATCAATGGCATTACTGATATAGATGGATCAGTTGGAGGCGATAAGCATAGACAACCTGCACTTTTACGACTAGCTCTTGACGACGTG CTGGATTCACTTAAACCAAAGGAGAGCTTGGTGCTCCGACAAAGATATGGACTCGACGGCAAGGGAGAAAGAACCTTAGGAGAGATTGCAGGGAATCTCAATATATCGAGAGAGATGGTCAGGAAGCATGAGCTGAAGGCACTCCTGAAGCTGAAGCATCCGACTCGAGTCGACTACCTTCGTCGATACATCTGA